Proteins encoded together in one Candidatus Auribacterota bacterium window:
- a CDS encoding TrkH family potassium uptake protein: MISKPYLSDYKLISQHTGRIVCGISFLHFVPLVTSLIFKEWAVFPDYVIGFNACFITGIILLIFGYGAAGSLRWIHSMVIAAFTWFLATLLCAISHYLSGHFASYLDCVFDVMSGFTTTGLILILDLDHVSQGLNMWRHLLTYVGGQGMIVLVLTFLVKGTAGAYMMYVGEGKDERLLPNVIHTSRAIWLISTIYLIVGTAALFFVLTAEGIAFPNSLLHALWLFMGAWSTGGFAPQSQNILYYHSWPVEIVTLFIMILGSFNFVLHYAVWSGKPKEMFKNIEIRSFTITVLLAFALCAWALIKSGVYGDAVSVFRRASYIVVSGHTTTGYMQVYASQLIQDWGELAALAIIVAMVIGASACSTGGGIKGLRMGIFAKGLYQEIKKIILAEDSYFVTQFHHVKDIILTEQHIKMAGLIIICYLTMHLCGGIVGSACGYPFIDSLFESVSAGSNTGLSCGILTPSMPAVLKCYYIFAMWAGRLEFIALFGLIAFGVSVFRGK, encoded by the coding sequence ATGATATCGAAACCATACCTGAGTGACTATAAACTGATTAGCCAGCATACCGGTAGAATTGTATGCGGAATTTCTTTTCTCCACTTTGTCCCATTGGTGACTTCCCTGATCTTCAAGGAATGGGCTGTGTTCCCTGATTATGTTATCGGGTTCAATGCATGCTTTATTACGGGGATAATCTTACTGATCTTCGGATATGGAGCGGCAGGGTCCCTCAGGTGGATTCATTCGATGGTCATCGCAGCATTTACATGGTTTCTCGCCACTCTTTTATGCGCCATCTCTCACTATCTCAGCGGGCATTTTGCATCATACCTTGATTGCGTATTCGACGTGATGAGTGGATTCACCACAACGGGGTTGATTCTTATTCTCGACCTGGATCATGTATCTCAGGGCTTAAACATGTGGCGTCATCTTCTGACCTATGTCGGTGGCCAGGGGATGATTGTCCTCGTGCTCACGTTCCTTGTCAAGGGAACGGCAGGAGCCTATATGATGTACGTGGGCGAGGGCAAGGATGAAAGGCTGCTCCCGAACGTGATTCACACCAGCAGAGCGATCTGGCTCATCAGTACGATTTATCTTATCGTGGGGACGGCGGCTTTGTTTTTTGTGCTCACTGCGGAAGGTATTGCGTTCCCCAATTCCCTCTTGCACGCGCTCTGGCTCTTTATGGGCGCCTGGAGCACGGGAGGATTTGCCCCTCAATCACAGAACATCCTTTATTATCACAGTTGGCCTGTAGAAATAGTTACTCTGTTCATTATGATTTTAGGCTCATTTAACTTTGTCCTGCACTATGCGGTATGGTCTGGTAAGCCGAAGGAGATGTTCAAAAATATCGAGATACGCTCATTTACGATAACGGTCCTGCTTGCGTTTGCGCTGTGTGCCTGGGCCCTCATCAAATCTGGTGTGTACGGTGATGCGGTGAGTGTGTTTAGAAGGGCTTCGTATATCGTCGTGTCGGGACATACCACCACAGGCTATATGCAGGTATATGCCAGTCAACTCATTCAGGACTGGGGAGAATTGGCGGCGCTTGCCATAATTGTCGCCATGGTAATCGGTGCCAGCGCCTGTTCAACGGGAGGGGGTATCAAGGGATTGCGGATGGGGATTTTTGCAAAGGGCCTCTACCAGGAAATAAAGAAAATAATTTTAGCGGAAGATTCCTACTTTGTAACTCAATTCCACCATGTGAAAGATATTATACTGACCGAACAGCATATAAAAATGGCGGGGCTCATCATTATATGTTATCTGACAATGCACCTGTGCGGCGGAATTGTCGGATCCGCATGCGGATATCCGTTTATCGATTCGCTGTTTGAGTCGGTATCCGCCGGCAGCAATACGGGGCTCTCATGTGGTATCTTAACCCCGTCTATGCCGGCAGTGCTCAAATGCTACTACATATTTGCAATGTGGGCCGGGCGATTGGAATTTATCGCTCTGTTTGGATTAATTGCATTTGGTGTTTCTGTGTTCAGGGGAAAATAG
- a CDS encoding NAD-binding protein, translating to MFVIICGAGRVGSSLATRLVGEKHKVVVVDRDTANCERVAEELDDAIVIHGDACEPKYLEEANAEKADVVVAATNDDEDNLIICQLAKLYFSVPRTIARVNDPRNQEAFAKLGVDVPIDATTIISQVLNQEVSLEELSTLLKLKQGKISVVHGKISEHSPLLRHPLKDIALPAGCIIASVLRREDVIVPNGETILEDGDDILAVTTPENEREFYKLLRGA from the coding sequence ATGTTCGTCATCATATGCGGCGCGGGGAGAGTCGGCTCTTCACTCGCGACGCGTCTCGTGGGCGAGAAGCACAAGGTGGTTGTCGTCGATAGAGATACGGCAAACTGCGAGAGGGTTGCAGAAGAGCTGGACGATGCGATTGTGATCCATGGGGATGCCTGTGAACCAAAGTACCTCGAAGAGGCGAATGCAGAAAAGGCGGACGTCGTTGTCGCGGCAACCAATGACGACGAGGACAACCTGATTATATGCCAGCTCGCGAAACTCTATTTTTCAGTGCCTCGAACGATCGCCCGGGTGAATGACCCGAGGAACCAGGAGGCTTTTGCAAAGCTGGGCGTGGATGTTCCTATCGATGCGACGACAATCATCTCCCAGGTGCTCAATCAGGAAGTGAGCCTCGAGGAGTTGAGTACATTACTCAAGTTGAAACAGGGGAAGATTTCAGTGGTTCATGGGAAAATATCCGAACACTCCCCCTTGTTGCGGCACCCTCTAAAAGATATAGCGCTTCCCGCGGGATGCATCATCGCATCTGTGTTGAGAAGGGAAGACGTCATTGTACCCAATGGGGAGACGATTTTAGAAGATGGCGATGATATCCTCGCCGTCACCACTCCCGAGAACGAACGGGAATTTTATAAGCTTCTCAGAGGCGCATAA
- a CDS encoding NAD-binding protein: MNVIIVGCGRVGSELALLLSREGNNVAVVDNNKTSFHRLGGTFNGLCVTGNGFDLEVLRRAGVESADAFVVVTNGDNTNIMASQVAKKIFNVPKVIARVYDPRRADIYKRFGLEIISGTTLLASMIRDKLIESRFSGFFIETRGMGIIEINVTEDFVGKTVSELNRPDEFLIATIIKKNNPVIPSPMTRLELGDVLIGIVRTESVKKIKSMFKMED, from the coding sequence ATGAACGTGATTATTGTCGGCTGCGGACGTGTCGGTTCGGAATTGGCCCTTTTGCTCTCACGTGAAGGAAACAATGTTGCTGTTGTAGATAACAATAAGACATCCTTCCATCGGCTGGGCGGGACTTTCAATGGCCTCTGTGTCACGGGGAACGGATTCGATCTGGAGGTGCTCCGGAGGGCAGGTGTGGAATCCGCTGATGCGTTTGTCGTGGTCACCAATGGCGATAATACGAACATAATGGCTTCTCAGGTGGCGAAGAAAATATTCAATGTCCCCAAGGTTATTGCACGAGTGTATGATCCACGGAGGGCTGATATCTACAAGAGGTTTGGGCTCGAGATAATAAGCGGTACGACGCTGCTCGCATCCATGATTCGCGACAAATTGATCGAGAGCCGCTTTTCGGGCTTCTTTATTGAAACCAGGGGGATGGGTATTATAGAGATCAATGTCACCGAGGATTTTGTTGGGAAAACGGTTTCTGAACTGAACAGGCCCGATGAATTCTTAATTGCCACGATCATAAAAAAGAATAACCCGGTCATTCCTTCCCCCATGACCCGGCTTGAGTTGGGTGATGTCCTTATCGGCATTGTGAGGACTGAGAGCGTGAAAAAAATCAAGAGCATGTTTAAAATGGAGGACTAA
- a CDS encoding DUF4340 domain-containing protein, with product MKFRTTLILLIVALGIGSYIWFFEKKTMSTNEQEEKGKLVFHVKADDIDRIELVKGKENVVCVKDKAGDWQIEQPLKYKADKSPLSSIVSRLESLNSVRIIPRAELDEKKIEEFGLTKPRLTVRFTASGTKDGLSIGSDTPIGNNVYAKSMGGNDILVVDKNIRQVIDKGVKDLRDRGVLDFEIGDLGKVQIISGDQRVELVQESGVWRLTSPVQGLADPDKVSGMLRKIKHAQVRDFTSDSPKDLAVYGLDKPRGEITLWDAKGQSSKTLLLGKEAEKNVIYATRAGTDAVVTVGDDVLKDLTRSPHELRDLKVTHLAQGGIEEIQIRSGDKKLVLAKAGEKWKIKEPEKKEAEGAQVQDLLRMLTELKVAEFVADKPVDYERYGKKEAMEIVLKPRGGEAETILVGKKFDGGKKAYLKRARSEEICAVSADFLQRCSLDPLHYMKRQVMDFNSSDVKKFTITKSQKPRVVCEKSQGNEWQMVEPEKRRANASQINTILSNLSKLCAREFVEQSPNDLKKYGLDKPSYEVSLDLEKGSSPPSLRIGGKAEGGAYYAKLSDSSSVFTIPSSLEENLRKDLTSAEKPTPGPAPTAKAGKK from the coding sequence ATGAAATTTCGCACCACACTAATATTGCTGATCGTGGCGCTCGGGATCGGGAGCTACATCTGGTTTTTCGAGAAGAAGACGATGTCAACCAATGAGCAGGAGGAGAAGGGAAAGCTCGTGTTCCATGTGAAGGCTGACGATATCGACAGAATTGAGCTCGTGAAGGGGAAAGAGAACGTTGTATGCGTCAAGGACAAAGCGGGCGATTGGCAGATCGAGCAGCCCCTGAAGTACAAGGCGGATAAATCTCCGCTGAGCAGCATCGTGAGCCGCCTTGAATCTCTGAACAGCGTAAGAATCATCCCGCGTGCCGAGCTCGATGAGAAGAAGATTGAAGAGTTTGGCCTCACGAAGCCTCGCCTGACGGTACGCTTCACCGCCTCCGGCACGAAGGATGGACTCAGCATCGGGAGCGATACCCCCATCGGAAACAACGTCTATGCGAAAAGCATGGGGGGAAATGATATCCTCGTCGTTGACAAGAACATTCGCCAGGTCATTGACAAAGGGGTCAAGGATTTGCGCGACAGGGGAGTGCTGGATTTCGAAATCGGCGATCTTGGCAAAGTTCAGATTATTAGCGGCGATCAGCGCGTAGAGCTTGTTCAGGAATCAGGCGTCTGGAGACTGACCTCGCCGGTCCAGGGGCTTGCGGATCCCGATAAGGTGAGCGGGATGCTCCGAAAGATTAAGCACGCGCAGGTGCGCGATTTTACGAGCGATTCCCCGAAAGACCTCGCTGTGTACGGGCTTGACAAACCTCGCGGTGAGATTACGCTGTGGGACGCGAAGGGCCAATCCTCCAAGACCCTGCTCCTCGGGAAAGAGGCGGAAAAGAACGTGATATACGCCACGCGGGCAGGGACCGATGCCGTGGTCACCGTGGGCGATGATGTCCTGAAAGATCTCACGCGCTCGCCCCACGAACTTCGCGACCTGAAGGTGACGCATCTCGCCCAGGGGGGTATCGAGGAAATTCAAATCAGGAGCGGGGATAAAAAGCTGGTTCTGGCAAAGGCCGGCGAGAAGTGGAAAATTAAGGAGCCGGAAAAGAAAGAAGCTGAGGGGGCGCAGGTGCAGGATCTATTGCGCATGCTGACTGAGCTCAAGGTTGCGGAATTCGTTGCGGATAAGCCGGTTGATTATGAGCGCTATGGGAAAAAAGAGGCCATGGAGATCGTGCTCAAACCCAGGGGCGGCGAAGCGGAGACGATCCTTGTGGGAAAGAAGTTCGACGGTGGCAAAAAGGCATATCTCAAAAGGGCCAGGTCGGAGGAGATCTGTGCGGTTTCCGCTGATTTTCTCCAGCGGTGTTCGCTGGATCCGCTCCACTACATGAAGAGGCAGGTGATGGATTTCAACAGCAGTGACGTGAAGAAGTTCACCATCACCAAATCACAGAAGCCGCGGGTGGTGTGCGAGAAAAGCCAGGGGAACGAGTGGCAGATGGTGGAGCCTGAAAAGCGCAGGGCCAATGCGAGCCAGATCAACACCATCCTCTCCAATCTCTCAAAGCTGTGTGCCCGTGAGTTTGTCGAGCAATCACCCAATGACCTGAAAAAATATGGCCTGGACAAACCGTCGTACGAGGTTTCTCTCGATCTCGAAAAGGGGAGTTCGCCCCCGAGCCTCCGTATAGGCGGGAAAGCAGAGGGGGGGGCATACTATGCCAAACTCTCCGACAGCAGCTCAGTCTTCACAATCCCCTCCTCTTTAGAGGAGAATCTGCGCAAGGATCTCACCTCTGCCGAGAAGCCCACCCCTGGGCCTGCTCCCACAGCGAAGGCAGGGAAAAAATGA
- a CDS encoding GldG family protein: protein MSNEQVTRIRRTAIGANVAAVCIVALAIYLMVNYLSSRHYKRFDWTANKYYSLSDKTINVIKDLHLPIKVYVFSQPFNPVYRDVKELLNRYRAMSANVEVEYVDPEKDPARVRFLLNKFKISSPEQGNLVVFAQGERNKYVYDKDIVEMDYSGVRFRQAPTVKAFKGEQAFTSAILNLTQQKQPVVYMVTGHGERGIDDAQQSGLQLCRTLLERENLKVEKVALYEKKEAPRDCDLLMIIGPRESYMDEEKKALSAYLTNGGRLFAALDPQTNSGLEAFLREWGVEVGTNIVVDPESAQRLLFFSALNLFADNYGSHEITNDMKGRATLYAEVRSVKPLTSNTDLKAVTLVQTSPLGWGETNMLDETFRFDEGQDMKGPVPFGVAVEANARTVGDKPLKNMRLVVMGDSDFIDNTQIPNLSNASFFLNIVNWLTSREKLIAIGPKMPEQTRVRLNAAQMSNIFWFSVAVLPGLGLALGIVVWWRRRK from the coding sequence ATGTCAAACGAGCAGGTTACGCGGATACGGAGGACGGCCATAGGCGCCAATGTGGCGGCGGTGTGCATCGTGGCACTGGCCATTTACCTTATGGTAAATTATCTGAGCTCCCGGCACTATAAGAGATTTGACTGGACGGCGAACAAATATTACTCCTTGTCTGATAAGACCATAAACGTCATTAAGGACCTTCACCTGCCGATCAAGGTATACGTGTTTTCCCAGCCGTTCAATCCCGTGTACCGCGATGTGAAAGAGCTCCTCAACCGCTACCGCGCGATGAGCGCAAATGTCGAGGTTGAGTATGTCGATCCGGAGAAAGATCCCGCGCGTGTGCGCTTTTTGCTGAACAAGTTCAAGATATCGTCGCCCGAGCAGGGCAACCTGGTCGTCTTCGCGCAGGGGGAGAGAAACAAATATGTATACGATAAAGACATTGTCGAGATGGACTACAGCGGCGTGAGGTTCCGTCAGGCGCCGACCGTAAAGGCATTCAAGGGGGAGCAGGCCTTCACATCCGCCATCCTCAATCTCACCCAGCAGAAACAGCCGGTTGTCTATATGGTAACCGGCCATGGGGAGCGTGGTATTGATGATGCACAGCAGTCCGGGTTGCAGCTCTGCAGGACGCTGCTCGAACGAGAGAACCTCAAGGTCGAGAAGGTGGCGCTTTATGAAAAGAAGGAGGCGCCGCGGGACTGCGACCTGCTCATGATTATCGGTCCTCGGGAGTCATACATGGATGAAGAGAAGAAGGCCTTGAGCGCATACCTCACAAACGGGGGGCGCCTCTTCGCCGCGCTCGACCCGCAGACGAACTCAGGGCTTGAGGCATTTCTGAGGGAGTGGGGCGTCGAGGTGGGAACCAATATTGTGGTGGACCCGGAGTCCGCGCAACGCCTGCTCTTCTTCAGCGCGCTCAATCTCTTCGCCGATAACTACGGTTCCCACGAGATCACGAACGACATGAAGGGGCGGGCGACGCTCTATGCGGAGGTGCGCTCGGTAAAACCCCTCACCTCCAATACTGACCTCAAGGCTGTTACTCTCGTGCAAACCTCGCCCCTCGGCTGGGGCGAAACCAATATGCTCGATGAAACCTTCCGCTTCGATGAGGGCCAGGATATGAAGGGGCCGGTCCCATTCGGCGTGGCGGTGGAAGCGAACGCACGCACAGTGGGAGACAAACCGCTGAAGAACATGCGGCTGGTAGTTATGGGCGACTCCGATTTTATTGACAATACGCAGATCCCCAATCTGAGCAACGCGAGCTTTTTCCTCAATATCGTCAACTGGCTCACGAGCAGAGAAAAGCTCATTGCGATAGGTCCTAAGATGCCGGAGCAGACAAGGGTGCGTCTCAACGCGGCGCAGATGAGCAACATATTCTGGTTCTCCGTTGCCGTGCTCCCCGGCCTCGGTCTCGCCCTCGGCATAGTAGTGTGGTGGCGGCGAAGGAAGTGA
- a CDS encoding ABC transporter permease produces MRKIAPLFVKELKSYFYSPIAFVVLVVFLAFNGLVFFLIMSALNDPRMPREGSAMQLFFGGTIFFYVLLSIVAAVITMRLIAEERKSGTIEVLMTAPITDWDLVLSKFFGAMAFYLFLWLPTLSYVAVLRRYSGIDAGPLCSGYLGVALLGGMCISVGLLCSAVTRNQIIAAISSFVIITALWTLGIFRTFITGTSAQGFFSYINILDHFFESFSKGIIDTRALVYYVSSTVLCLFLTVKIVESHKWR; encoded by the coding sequence ATGCGCAAGATTGCTCCGCTTTTTGTGAAAGAACTCAAGTCGTATTTTTACTCGCCGATTGCATTCGTGGTGCTCGTGGTGTTCCTCGCGTTCAACGGGTTGGTTTTCTTTTTAATCATGAGCGCCCTCAACGATCCCCGGATGCCGCGAGAGGGCTCAGCGATGCAGCTCTTCTTCGGGGGGACGATCTTCTTCTATGTGCTCCTCTCCATCGTCGCCGCGGTGATTACCATGCGGCTCATCGCGGAGGAGCGCAAATCGGGCACGATCGAGGTGCTCATGACGGCTCCCATCACGGATTGGGATCTCGTACTCTCGAAATTCTTCGGCGCCATGGCATTCTACCTGTTTCTCTGGCTGCCCACCCTCTCCTACGTTGCCGTGTTGCGGCGTTATTCGGGAATCGACGCGGGCCCTCTCTGCTCGGGTTACCTGGGGGTAGCCCTTCTCGGAGGCATGTGTATCTCGGTGGGGCTGCTGTGTTCCGCCGTAACCAGAAACCAGATTATCGCGGCGATCTCAAGTTTTGTCATCATCACCGCCCTCTGGACATTGGGTATTTTCAGGACATTCATAACAGGAACGTCGGCCCAGGGCTTTTTTTCTTACATCAATATCCTGGACCACTTTTTTGAGAGTTTCAGCAAGGGGATTATTGACACGAGGGCGCTCGTGTATTATGTGAGCAGTACCGTGCTGTGCCTTTTTCTCACCGTCAAGATTGTCGAGTCGCACAAGTGGCGGTAA
- a CDS encoding ATP-binding cassette domain-containing protein, with protein MIDVRNISKCYADTLAVDDLSFQVNKGEILGFLGPNGAGKTTTMRILTCFMPPTSGTATVAGFDIFEHSLDVRRVIGYLPENVPLYHDMRVSEFLDYRARLKGIPRKSRKKRMQDVMGKTGIVDIQHRIIGQLSKGYRQRVGLAEALIHDPKVLILDEPTIGLDPNQVRQVRTLIRELGGEYTILLSTHILPEVEMTCGRVIIIDHGKIVAMDTPGNLTQHMRGGSRLSLEVRGPGQEIQSAIEKIQGIVCVNRRGNGVSTFSVEVEKGRDVREDIFKAVADNRWVLREMKTEAVSLEDVFVHITTHET; from the coding sequence ATGATTGACGTCAGGAATATAAGCAAGTGCTACGCAGACACACTCGCTGTGGATGACCTCTCGTTTCAGGTGAACAAGGGAGAGATCCTCGGCTTCCTCGGCCCGAATGGCGCGGGTAAAACGACGACGATGCGCATACTGACATGCTTTATGCCGCCCACCTCGGGCACCGCCACCGTTGCGGGCTTCGATATCTTTGAGCATTCCCTCGATGTGCGCAGGGTGATCGGCTACCTTCCTGAGAACGTTCCGCTCTACCATGATATGCGCGTGAGTGAGTTCCTCGACTATCGCGCGCGTCTCAAGGGCATTCCGCGAAAATCACGGAAAAAGCGCATGCAGGATGTCATGGGGAAAACCGGGATTGTGGATATTCAGCACCGCATCATCGGCCAGCTCTCCAAGGGGTACCGGCAGCGTGTGGGCCTTGCGGAGGCGCTCATTCACGACCCGAAGGTGCTCATTCTCGACGAGCCGACGATTGGCCTGGATCCCAATCAGGTCCGGCAGGTGCGCACACTCATCAGAGAGCTGGGGGGTGAATACACGATCCTCCTCTCGACCCATATCTTGCCTGAGGTTGAAATGACCTGCGGGCGCGTGATTATCATCGATCACGGCAAAATCGTTGCCATGGATACGCCCGGTAATCTCACCCAGCACATGCGGGGGGGGAGCAGGCTCAGCCTCGAGGTGCGCGGCCCGGGGCAGGAGATCCAGAGCGCGATCGAGAAGATTCAGGGGATCGTCTGTGTCAACCGCCGTGGGAACGGGGTGAGCACGTTCAGCGTTGAGGTTGAGAAAGGGCGCGACGTGCGTGAAGATATTTTTAAGGCGGTGGCGGATAATCGCTGGGTGCTGCGGGAGATGAAGACCGAAGCGGTATCGCTTGAGGATGTATTTGTACATATAACAACTCATGAAACCTAA
- a CDS encoding DNA-directed RNA polymerase subunit omega has product MENRDRELMEALGKTGNSCLLVNVIAARARQLFRGARPLLEKTDGLSAIDIALKEFIGGRIGYRSRREA; this is encoded by the coding sequence ATGGAGAACCGCGATAGGGAACTCATGGAGGCCCTCGGCAAGACCGGGAATAGCTGCCTCCTTGTCAATGTGATTGCGGCGCGTGCGAGACAGCTTTTCCGGGGAGCGAGGCCCCTGCTTGAGAAAACGGATGGACTCTCTGCCATTGATATTGCGCTCAAGGAATTCATTGGGGGAAGGATCGGTTACCGTTCAAGGCGCGAAGCGTGA
- the groL gene encoding chaperonin GroEL (60 kDa chaperone family; promotes refolding of misfolded polypeptides especially under stressful conditions; forms two stacked rings of heptamers to form a barrel-shaped 14mer; ends can be capped by GroES; misfolded proteins enter the barrel where they are refolded when GroES binds), which yields MAAKQLLFGADARQAILNGVTKLSKAVKITLGPAGRNVILDKKFGSPTITKDGVTVAKEIELEEPYENMGAQMVREVASKTSEDAGDGTTTATVLAESIYREGLKNVTAGINPMELKRGIDKAVEVVVKELAKMSKSVKDRKDISQVATISANCDSTIGDIIADAMEKVGKDGTITVEEAKSIDTTLKVVEGMQFDKGYISPYFMTDAETMDAVIEDCYILIHEKKISNLKDLLPLLEKIAKTGKPLLVIAEDVEGEALATLVVNKIRGTLACCAVKAPGFGDRRKAMLEDIGILTGGKCISEDLGIKLENLQLSDLGRAKRVTVDKEDTTIVEGAGKSSDIQGRINQIRVQIDETTSDYDREKLQERLAKLAGGVAVINVGAATETEMKERKARVEDALHATRAAVEEGIVPGGGVALLRCAPLLEKMKLNEEQQVGVAIVKRALEEPLRQLANNAGAEGSVVVQEVKKHEGGFGYNVADNEYEDLLKSGIIDPTKVARTALQNAASIAGLLLTTEALVTEIPEKEKPAPGMPPGGGMGGMY from the coding sequence ATGGCAGCAAAACAACTTTTATTCGGCGCTGATGCGAGACAGGCGATACTCAACGGCGTCACAAAACTGAGCAAGGCCGTCAAGATCACGCTTGGCCCCGCAGGCCGTAACGTAATCCTGGACAAGAAGTTTGGATCGCCGACGATCACCAAGGATGGAGTAACGGTTGCCAAGGAGATCGAACTCGAGGAGCCATACGAGAATATGGGAGCCCAGATGGTCAGGGAGGTTGCCTCAAAGACCTCTGAGGACGCCGGCGACGGCACGACCACGGCAACGGTGCTCGCCGAGTCCATATACCGCGAGGGTTTGAAGAACGTGACCGCGGGTATCAACCCGATGGAGCTCAAGCGCGGTATTGACAAGGCCGTTGAGGTGGTGGTTAAAGAGCTCGCGAAGATGAGCAAATCGGTCAAGGACAGGAAAGATATATCCCAGGTGGCCACGATTTCAGCGAACTGCGACTCGACGATAGGAGACATCATCGCTGACGCGATGGAGAAGGTCGGAAAGGACGGCACGATCACCGTTGAGGAAGCCAAGAGCATTGACACCACGCTCAAGGTGGTTGAAGGGATGCAGTTTGATAAGGGCTACATCTCGCCATACTTCATGACCGATGCGGAGACAATGGACGCGGTGATCGAGGACTGCTATATCCTCATCCATGAAAAGAAGATCTCAAACCTCAAGGATCTCCTCCCCCTGCTCGAAAAGATTGCGAAGACCGGCAAGCCCCTGCTCGTCATCGCTGAGGATGTCGAGGGGGAAGCCCTCGCGACGCTCGTGGTAAACAAGATCCGCGGGACGCTCGCCTGCTGCGCGGTCAAGGCGCCGGGATTCGGCGACCGGCGGAAGGCCATGCTCGAGGACATTGGAATCCTCACGGGCGGCAAGTGCATTTCCGAGGACCTGGGGATCAAGCTGGAGAATCTACAGCTCTCCGATCTCGGGCGCGCCAAGAGGGTGACGGTGGATAAAGAGGACACCACCATCGTAGAGGGCGCGGGCAAGTCGTCTGATATCCAGGGCCGCATCAACCAGATCCGCGTGCAGATTGACGAGACGACGTCCGATTACGACCGCGAAAAGCTCCAGGAACGGCTCGCGAAGCTCGCCGGTGGCGTCGCCGTGATCAATGTCGGCGCTGCGACAGAGACCGAGATGAAGGAGCGGAAGGCGCGCGTTGAGGATGCCCTCCATGCGACCCGTGCGGCCGTTGAAGAGGGAATCGTCCCCGGCGGAGGAGTGGCGCTGCTGCGTTGTGCCCCGCTGCTTGAGAAAATGAAACTCAATGAGGAGCAGCAGGTAGGCGTGGCAATCGTGAAGCGCGCACTGGAAGAGCCGCTGCGGCAGCTCGCGAACAACGCGGGTGCCGAGGGATCGGTTGTCGTCCAGGAGGTCAAGAAGCACGAGGGCGGTTTTGGTTACAACGTCGCGGATAACGAGTACGAGGATCTGCTCAAGAGCGGGATCATCGATCCTACCAAGGTAGCCCGCACTGCGCTGCAGAACGCGGCGAGCATCGCCGGCCTCCTGCTCACCACAGAGGCGCTCGTGACCGAGATTCCGGAGAAGGAGAAACCGGCTCCGGGAATGCCTCCGGGCGGCGGCATGGGTGGGATGTATTAA
- a CDS encoding co-chaperone GroES, which translates to MKIKPLSDRILVHRIEEAEAKKGGIIIPDTAKEKPMQAKIIEVGPGKRNEDGKVIPLEVKKGDTVLIGKYAGTDVTVHDKEYLIMREEDVLAIIE; encoded by the coding sequence ATGAAGATCAAACCGTTGAGTGATAGGATATTGGTGCATCGCATCGAGGAGGCCGAGGCGAAAAAGGGAGGCATTATCATTCCCGACACCGCCAAGGAGAAGCCGATGCAGGCCAAGATTATCGAGGTAGGCCCAGGGAAAAGGAACGAAGACGGCAAGGTGATTCCCCTGGAGGTGAAGAAGGGAGACACGGTGCTTATCGGAAAATACGCCGGCACGGACGTCACGGTGCATGATAAGGAATACCTCATCATGCGTGAAGAAGATGTGCTGGCGATCATAGAGTAG